TGGCGGCTCTCACGGCCCCAACTTTGACGAGGCCAGCGTCCAGACCGCCCTCACTGCCATGAAGAAGAAAAACCCCGAGGCCCACGCGTCCATCATGGTCGACTGCAGCCACGGTAACAGCAACAAGGACCACCGGAATCAGCCCAAGGTCGCTTCCGAGGTGGCCAAGCAGATTGCTGCTGGTGAGCTCGGCATTACGGGGATCATGATCGAATCGCACCTCAACGAGGGCAAGCAGAGCTCGGATCTCCCCCGTGACCAGATGAAGTACGGCGTCTCGATCACCGACGCTTGCATCGACTGGGATGTGACGGTCACcaccctcgacgagctcaaccaGGCCTCGATGGTGCGCCGCGAGAAGCTTGCCTCCACTGGCGTCCAGGCCAGTCACTCGGCCGTCGCCCGCGTCCAGACCCCGTAGACTGTTGTATAGATAGGACTGGTTGCTTTTGCATGCAGCATTGTTATGGTTATGTTGTACGGCTGTGAGTGAGTCCGTCCGCGCGTCCGTGATGAAGCTGGGGATAATTGGCTGGCTGATGGGTCTGCTATGCTGAAGCTCGGAAGCGAACACGTTTGAGGAAGCCAACCACGGTGGTCTCTGGCTCTCCATGATTAACCAGCCTATCAGCCCATCCTCCTTCGCTCCAATCCTACCCAGAAATGATGTTATCATACCGGTCTTACAATATATGTAGTTTTCGTTTACGGAAGGTTCTCAGCAACACCTGGGATGTGTCCCCACAGCGGCCTTACTGGTTACACCCGCCAGATGATGGCGGAATAAGCTAGGTACCCGAATTAGAGAGATACGGGTTTGGCACGGGTTGAGCGTGCAGCGCCCATCAATGCATGGGTGCGTgcgccctcgcccatctcccaGAGATGGGCGGCACGGACGCGATAGAATTTTCCGTCGGGGTTTCGCCTACACaacctcccctcccctcacTCCGACGTGGCTTACAGCGGCACGCCGAGCGACTTTACCTCGTCGACAAACATCCTGCGCCGCTCGAGCGAGTACTCGAGGTAGTCGAACTCGAGTTCCTCATTCGAGTCGGGATTGGCGACGTATGCGCGCacctgctcctcggcggAAATGACACCCCACAGACACCACATGGCCGCACACGCCGGGCTCCAGATACGCACCTCGCGCTCCAGGGcatcgacgcgctcctGCGCAATCTCGGCACGCTTACAGAGCTTCTCCTCACCCACAGACATCTGCACGGACAGGTAGGCGCGGTACCAGTCCTGCCGCTGCTCGAGGGTCGGGTAGTCGCCGTGCccgtggaggaggtggggcGCAACCGGGTCGTGGTAGTTGGCGCGCCACTCATGGAAATGGTTGGCAATGTCGTAGCCACGGCAGTTGGGGGCCGCGTACTCGAAATCCACCACAATGTACTTGTGGTGAGGGGCCATACCGGCGGggatctcggcgtcgagcagTAGCAGGTTGCCGTACTGTGTGTCGTTGTGGCTAAACACGACacccttgcccttgtcaGGCTGCGCCGTCACCCACTGACGGTAtgcgtcgagctcctcgcgcaaCTTGTGCAAGCCAAACTGGGCGACCCACACCTCCCACTTGCCGCCAATGCCCTCTAGGACGCTGAGGATCTCCTGCGCAGGCTCGATCCAGTCATTCACGCACTTCCAAACTTGCGGCTCCGTCTCCCGGCCCTCGTTGTAGCCGAGGAGGTGTAGGTCTGCCGAGTGTAACTCGCGCATGCGGCGGGCGATACCGCGAGCGATAAGAGGCTCGCGGAGCTCGGCCGgcacgagcgcgcgcgaggggAAGAACTGCTCAACGCGCCCGTTCGCAAACGTGCCGTACATACGAGGACCAAGACCGTACGTCTCGCTGAGGACGTGCAGGATacgcagctcctcgtcacggCTGATGAGCTGGTCCGTCGACACGCCGTACACCCGCAGCAGGAGCGTCTGAGGGTAATCGCCCTCGGCCATATCAGGCGGGTTCTCGGGGTCACTGGGAGGCATCGTGGGCGTGAGCATGGGCGACATGCTGGGGCTCGTCGGCTCGGGGTTCGGGTTGAACGACACGAAGAAAACGGCATTTGTGAGCGCGCCAGACACTTTCTGGAGGTGAATGCTCGAGCCCTTGAGGCTGGGGTGCGTCCAGCGGGGCACATTGAGGCGGCGAAGGATGCCGAGCACCTTTTGCTTGAAGATCGGGTGGCGCCACTTGCTGGGCCGTTAGCGAAGATGATCCGGCAATCAGCCGAAATTCGGCAAACCCACCTCGCATCGATACTGAGAGCGACGTGAGGAACACCCTGCACGATCGAGAGGGCCTCGGCAGGCGTTCCCGGGACGGTGCTGG
Above is a genomic segment from Cutaneotrichosporon cavernicola HIS019 DNA, chromosome: 1 containing:
- a CDS encoding uncharacterized protein (Choline/ethanolamine kinase), which produces MSFTPSTQPLDLSAPISPLLGAQRTPHSPAMGASGLGRPILRKGSTGSFSKLADFWLDGTPSTVPGTPAEALSIVQGVPHVALSIDASKWRHPIFKQKVLGILRRLNVPRWTHPSLKGSSIHLQKVSGALTNAVFFVSFNPNPEPTSPSMSPMLTPTMPPSDPENPPDMAEGDYPQTLLLRVYGVSTDQLISRDEELRILHVLSETYGLGPRMYGTFANGRVEQFFPSRALVPAELREPLIARGIARRMRELHSADLHLLGYNEGRETEPQVWKCVNDWIEPAQEILSVLEGIGGKWEVWVAQFGLHKLREELDAYRQWVTAQPDKGKGVVFSHNDTQYGNLLLLDAEIPAGMAPHHKYIVVDFEYAAPNCRGYDIANHFHEWRANYHDPVAPHLLHGHGDYPTLEQRQDWYRAYLSVQMSVGEEKLCKRAEIAQERVDALEREVRIWSPACAAMWCLWGVISAEEQVRAYVANPDSNEELEFDYLEYSLERRRMFVDEVKSLGVPL